From one Phocaeicola salanitronis DSM 18170 genomic stretch:
- a CDS encoding cation:proton antiporter translates to MKELADFIDFDIHFPITDPTWIFFLVLVIILFAPIILERLRIPHIIGMILAGVVIGEHGFNILARDSSFELFGKVGLYYIMFLAGLEMNMEDFKSIRVKATVLGLLAFIIPLGIGFWTNMNILGYSVVTSVLLASMYASHTLIAYPIVIRYGINRQRAVSIAVGGTAVTDTLTLLVLAVIGGLYKGEASDMFWIWLVLKVIVLCVIIMYTFPRIARWFFRRYSDNVVQYIFVMAMVFLGAGLMEIVGMEGILGAFLAGLVLNRLIPHVSPLMNHLEFVGNALFIPYFLIGVGMLINVNVLFGHIDSIKVASVMIVVALLGKWIASWLTQKIYRMRALERELMFGLSNAQAAATLAAVLVGYDIILPSGERLLNEDVLNGTILLILVTCIVSSFITEHAAKRIAMSDADVDEEKKGMEKECFLIPVANPETLEGLMSLGLVLRDERLQDNLVALSVINDNNDSVKQEMRSKRNLERAAQIAASTNVKLQTVSRFDLNITTGILHTAKEYEATGIIIGLHYKASIVDSFFGNLTENLLKNTYLQVMVVRFLIPVNTLRRIIVAVPPKSEFEHGFTKWITYMCRMSSQLGCRVQFYASPRTLGYIRGFIQKKYKDTRAVYSELDNWDDLLLLTGQVNYDHLLVIVSARRGSISYDSSFERLPTQVSKYFNNNSIMLLYPEQRGDPNESLSFADPRGFAETQYYDRVGNWIYKWFKKHS, encoded by the coding sequence ATGAAAGAACTGGCAGACTTTATAGACTTTGATATCCATTTTCCTATTACCGATCCCACGTGGATTTTCTTTCTTGTGCTGGTCATCATTCTCTTTGCCCCGATAATATTGGAGCGTTTGCGTATCCCGCATATCATCGGTATGATTTTGGCAGGCGTGGTGATTGGCGAGCACGGGTTTAACATCTTGGCACGCGACAGCAGTTTCGAACTGTTCGGTAAAGTAGGGCTTTATTATATTATGTTCCTTGCCGGGCTGGAAATGAATATGGAGGATTTCAAGAGCATTCGGGTCAAAGCGACGGTATTGGGACTGCTGGCTTTCATTATTCCTTTGGGTATCGGTTTTTGGACCAATATGAATATCTTGGGTTATAGTGTCGTCACTTCGGTTTTGCTTGCCAGTATGTATGCTTCGCACACCTTGATTGCTTATCCGATTGTTATCCGTTATGGCATCAACCGCCAGCGGGCGGTCAGTATTGCCGTAGGAGGTACCGCGGTGACCGATACCCTGACCTTATTGGTCTTGGCGGTTATCGGAGGGTTGTATAAGGGTGAGGCTTCGGACATGTTCTGGATATGGCTGGTATTGAAAGTCATCGTGCTGTGCGTCATTATCATGTACACATTCCCTCGTATCGCCCGTTGGTTTTTCCGTAGATATAGCGATAATGTGGTGCAGTATATCTTTGTGATGGCAATGGTATTCTTAGGAGCCGGCTTGATGGAGATAGTGGGGATGGAAGGTATTTTGGGCGCTTTCCTTGCCGGATTGGTCTTGAACCGGCTGATACCCCATGTCTCTCCGTTGATGAATCATTTGGAGTTTGTGGGCAACGCTTTGTTTATTCCCTATTTCCTGATAGGGGTCGGGATGCTGATTAATGTCAATGTGCTTTTCGGGCATATTGATTCGATAAAAGTGGCTTCCGTGATGATTGTAGTGGCATTACTGGGCAAATGGATTGCTTCTTGGCTGACACAGAAAATATACAGGATGCGTGCTTTGGAGCGCGAATTGATGTTCGGGCTGAGCAATGCCCAGGCGGCGGCTACGCTGGCTGCCGTCTTGGTAGGATATGATATTATTCTGCCTTCGGGCGAGCGGCTCTTGAACGAAGATGTCTTGAACGGAACGATTCTGTTGATATTGGTGACTTGCATCGTAAGTTCGTTTATTACCGAACACGCTGCCAAGCGGATAGCGATGAGCGATGCAGATGTAGACGAAGAGAAGAAGGGAATGGAGAAAGAGTGTTTCCTGATTCCGGTGGCTAATCCGGAAACCTTGGAAGGGTTAATGAGTTTAGGGCTGGTGTTGCGCGACGAACGGCTGCAGGATAACCTGGTGGCTTTAAGTGTTATTAATGACAATAACGATTCGGTGAAGCAAGAGATGCGGAGCAAACGGAATTTGGAACGGGCGGCACAGATAGCGGCTTCAACGAATGTCAAATTGCAAACGGTCAGCCGTTTTGACCTGAACATTACGACGGGTATCTTGCATACGGCAAAAGAATATGAGGCAACAGGCATCATCATCGGATTGCATTATAAGGCAAGCATTGTCGATTCTTTCTTCGGGAATCTGACGGAAAATCTGTTGAAGAATACCTACTTGCAGGTAATGGTGGTACGCTTCCTGATACCGGTAAATACGTTGCGGCGCATCATTGTGGCAGTTCCGCCGAAGTCGGAGTTCGAGCACGGATTTACCAAGTGGATTACCTATATGTGCCGGATGAGCAGCCAGTTGGGATGCCGGGTACAGTTTTATGCTTCTCCTCGTACATTGGGGTATATCCGTGGGTTTATCCAGAAGAAATACAAGGATACGAGGGCGGTCTATTCCGAATTGGATAATTGGGATGATTTATTATTGCTGACGGGGCAGGTCAATTATGACCATTTGTTGGTTATCGTAAGCGCAAGGCGTGGCTCGATTTCATACGACTCGTCTTTCGAGCGGTTGCCGACACAGGTATCCAAGTATTTTAATAATAATAGCATTATGCTGCTTTATCCGGAGCAAAGAGGGGATCCGAACGAAAGTCTTTCTTTCGCTGACCCGCGTGGCTTTGCCGAGACACAATACTATGATAGGGTAGGTAATTGGATTTATAAATGGTTTAAGAAACATTCATGA